One stretch of Arachis duranensis cultivar V14167 chromosome 1, aradu.V14167.gnm2.J7QH, whole genome shotgun sequence DNA includes these proteins:
- the LOC107492403 gene encoding uncharacterized protein LOC107492403 encodes MADNPPEDGHTVSDSEQENPDTGNNDADLTLHQGTNDQHREGTSGLKNPKVNSSEGRESGKEGPPHATELMGLVHDHQGCLEQLEQELERQRDAEQNLREEIERQKELEEKLLKLESFLKNQNSHGDREESPLGGEDPFSEDIMRAKVPRNFKSPDMNLYDGTTDPKQHLSNFKSRMYLADASDATRCKAFPTTLSKAVMKWFDSLPPRSVTNFEDLSRKFLMRFSIQKDKVKHAPSLLGIKQEVGEPLRDYMERFNKACLKIQDLPTEAVIMGLVNGLREGPFSQSISKRHPASLSDVQERVEKYINMEENARLREPSWRQGPPHSAKEKEREPKKKEEVGPDRSRRYHSYTPLKVSLVDVYREICNTERLPPPRPIKNKKGGSCGDYCEYYKMYGHSTNDCYDLKDVIESLVREGRLDRYLMKRSDNYGKRKRDDEHRRDPPPQTPERHIHMISGGFAGGELTKSSRKRHLKRVYQVGNESPDLPTISFTKEDRQGIMPGHDDPVVITMILANANLHRTLVDQGSSADILFKPAFDKLGLDKRELKAYSNTLYGLGDMPIKPLGYILLHTTFRKGENSKTLSINFIVIDVGSAYNTLIGRTTLNRLGAVVSIAHLCMKFPTPKGISMVRGDQKLARKCYNESLNLQGKSKEVHIIELRGIKAREKLRLQPGRRIEEVQIGKEEGKNTSIGASLDGDLKQRLIKLLRENSDLFAWKASDMPGIDPQLMSHKLSVHPKS; translated from the coding sequence ATGGCGGACAACCCACCAGAAGATGGTCATACAGTGTCTGATTCCGAACAAGAAAATCCAGATACCGGAAATAATGACGCGGACCTGACCCTTCACCAAGGAACCAACGACCAGCATAGAGAAGGCACATCTGGGCTTAAGAACCCAAAGGTAAATTCCTCGGAGGGACGAGAGTCCGGAAAGGAAGGGCCACCCCATGCAACCGAGCTAATGGGGCTGGTCCACGACCATCAAGGTTGTTTGGAACAACTGGAACAGGAATTAGAACGACAACGAGATGCAGAGCAAAATCTCAGGGAAGAGATAGAGCGACAAaaagagttggaagaaaaactcTTGAAGCTCGAATCTTTCCTTAAAAATCAGAACTCCCATGGCGACCGAGAAGAGTCGCCCCTAGGAGGAGAGGACCCGTTcagtgaggacataatgagggcgaAAGTTCCaagaaacttcaaaagccctgatatgaACCTCTATGACGGAACCACAGATCCAAAACAGCATttaagcaatttcaaaagtcggatgtatctgGCTGATGCTTCTGATGCAACTCGCTGCAAAGCTTTTCCGACCACCCTGTCGAAAGCAgtgatgaagtggttcgatagcctcccTCCAAGGTCAGTTACCAACTTTGAGGACCTCTCAAGAAAATTCCTAATGCggttctccatccaaaaggataAAGTAAAGCACGCACCGAGTCTCTTGGGAATTAAGCAGGAGGTCGGGGAACCTCTACGTGactacatggaaaggttcaacaaagcgtgCTTGAAaattcaagacctgcccacagaggcagttaTCATGGGGTTAGTAAATGGACTTAGAGAAGGCCCCTTCTCTCAGTCCATATCAAAAAGGCACCCCGCCTCTTTGAGTGATGTACAAGAGAGAgtagaaaagtacatcaacatggaggaaaatgccaGACTACGGGAGCCAAGCTGGCGACAGGGGCCTCCTCACTCagcaaaagagaaagaaagggagcccaagaaaaaagaggaggtcGGTCCCGACAGGTCGAGGAGATATCACTCCTATACTCCTCTAAAAGTCTCCCTAGTGGACGTATACAGAGAAATCTGTAATACTGAAAGGTTGCCGCCCCCTAGacccatcaaaaacaaaaagggaGGAAGCTGCGGCGACTACTGTGAGTACTATAAGATGTATGGCCACTCAACAAATGATTGCTACGACCTTAAAGATGTGATAGAAAGCTTGGTCAGGGAAGGCCgacttgatagatatctcatgaAAAGGTCAGACAATTATGGAAAAAGAAAGCGAGATGATGAACAcagaagagacccaccaccaCAAACCCCCGAGAGACACATACATATGATCTCtggaggatttgcgggaggggAACTcactaaatcatctcgcaaaagacacctgAAGCGAGTTTATCAAGTCGGAAACGAGTCTCCCGATCTCCCGACCATCTCGTTCACCAAAGAGGACAGACAGGGGATCATGCCCGGGCATGATGACCCGGTAGTGATAACCATGATCTTGGCCAATGCCAACCTCCATAGGACTTTGGTGGACCAAGGGAGTTCGGCTGATATACTTTTTAAGCCCGCATTCGACAAGTTAGGGTTGGATAAAAGGGAGCTAAAAGCTTATTCGAACACCCTGTATGGACTAGGAGACATGCCAATTAAGCCACTAGGATACATCCTCCTCCACACGACCTTCAGAAAGGGGGAAAATTCCAAAACTCTGAGCATCAACTTTATCGTCATCGATGTCGGGTCGGCGTATAACACCTTAATCGGTAGGACTACGTTAAATCGGCTCGGAGCGGTGGTGTCGATCGctcacctttgcatgaaattcccaacacCTAAGGGAATATCAATGGTACGAGGAGACCAAAAATTGGCAAGAaagtgctacaatgaaagcttaAACCTCCAAGGAAAGAGCAAGGAAGTTCACATCATAGAGCTCAGGGGAATAAAAGCTAGGGAAAAGCTGCGACTACAACCGGGTAGAAGAATCGAAGAGGTTCAAATCGgtaaagaggaaggaaaaaataccAGCATAGGGGCCAGCCTAGACGGAGATTTGAAACAAAGGCTGATAAAGCTCCTGCGAGAAaattccgacctctttgcgtggaaaGCTTCCGACATGCCCGGAATAGACCCTcagctcatgtcccacaagctGTCAGTACACCCCAAATCATGA